In Lepidochelys kempii isolate rLepKem1 chromosome 8, rLepKem1.hap2, whole genome shotgun sequence, a single genomic region encodes these proteins:
- the MYOC gene encoding myocilin: MLVVWLLLSVGLARAALRSTAHLRRANDRNSRCIYSFVVPSLNEASCPEPGQATSAMWELQRESNAQRSELESAKARLSLLENLVTQLHVALGAGGSSASTVELQRELDRLRMERAQQESQVSRLEAAYSTLGQEKSFLEEEKRRLEQEKAELGRRLESSTQEIAQLRTSQHHQVSEAPAQDSQQGSQEVSKWDLESFDYQELKSELTEVPASSDFEEHPSPSHPATGDTATGCGQLVWVGEPVTFRRAETIAGKYGVWMRDPEPVPPYTPETTWRVDAIGTDIRQVFEYDDSDQFMKGYPSKVHILPWSMESTGAIVYRGSLYFQRRKSRMVAKYDLKTETITVQKDIPSAGYHGQFPYSWGGYTDIDLAVDEMGLWVTYSTDKAKGAIILSKLDPETLEVEQTWKTNIRKQAVANSFMICGTLYTISSYSAPDATVNFSYHTATSTSEPLSIRFENRYGYSSMVDYNPTERKLFAWDNFNMVTYDIRLSRL; encoded by the exons ATGCTCGTGGTTTGGCTGTTGCTGTCAGTGGGCCTGGCCCGGGCGGCTCTGAGGAGCACAGCCCACCTCAGGAGGGCCAACGACAGGAACAGCAGATGCATCTACTCTTTCGTAGTCCCCAGCCTGAATGAGGCCAGCTGTCCAGAACCGGGCCAGGCAACGTCAGCCATGTGGGAACTCCAGAGGGAGAGCAACGCACAGCGCTCGGAGCTGGAGTCAGCCAAGGCCAGGCTGAGCCTCCTGGAGAACTTGGTGACCCAGCTGCACGTGgcgctgggtgcagggggctcctCTGCTTCCACCGTGGAGCTCCAGAGAGAGCTGGACAGGCTGAGGATGGAAAGAGCTCAGCAGGAGTCTCAAGTCAGCAGGCTGGAGGCTGCCTACAGCACCCTTGGGCAGGAGAAGTCCTTCCTGGAAGAGGAGAAGAGGCGACTGGAGCAGGAAAAAGCTGAGCTgggaaggaggctggagagcagcacccaggagatagcTCAGCTGAGGACCAGCCAACATCACCAGGTCAGCGAGGCACCCGCCCAGGACTCCCAGCAAGGCTCCCAAGAAG TTTCCAAGTGGGATCTGGAGAGTTTTGACTATCAGGAGCTGAAATCTGAGCTGACGGAGGTGCCCGCTTCCAGTGACTTCGAggagcacccctcccccagccaccctgccactgGGGACACGGCCACCG GGTGCGGACAGCTGGTCTGGGTGGGGGAACCCGTGACCTTCCGCAGGGCTGAGACTATCGCTGGCAAGTATGGGGTGTGGATGAGGGATCCAGAGCCTGTTCCCCCCTACACCCCCGAGACCACTTGGAGAGTTGATGCCATTGGCACTGACATCCGCCAGGTCTTTGAATACGATGACTCTGATCAGTTCATGAAGGGCTATCCCTCCAAGGTCCACATCCTGCCCTGGTCCATGGAGAGCACCGGAGCCATCGTATACAGGGGATCCCTGTACTTCCAGCGGCGCAAGTCCAGAATGGTGGCCAAGTACGACCTGAAGACAGAAACGATCACAGTCCAAAAGGACATCCCCAGTGCTGGCTACCATGGCCAATTCCCCTATTCCTGGGGGGGGTACACAGACATTGACCTAGCTGTCGATGAGATGGGGCTGTGGGTGACATACAGCACAGACAAGGCCAAAGGGGCCATCATCCTCTCCAAATTGGAtccagagaccctggaggttgaGCAGACTTGGAAAACCAACATCCGCAAACAAGCTGTGGCCAACTCCTTTATGATCTGTGGCACCTTGTACACCATCAGTAGCTACTCAGCCCCAGATGCCACGGTCAACTTTTCCTACCATACAGCCACCAGCACCAGCGAGCCACTGAGCATCCGCTTCGAGAACCGCTATGGGTACAGCAGCATGGTGGACTACAACCCCACAGAGAGAAAGCTCTTCGCTTGGGACAATTTCAACATGGTCACCTATGACATCAGACTCTCCAGGCTATGA